Proteins encoded by one window of Salvia splendens isolate huo1 chromosome 7, SspV2, whole genome shotgun sequence:
- the LOC121741435 gene encoding uncharacterized protein LOC121741435 produces the protein MRNEDRSNSVPEIPQMIDEQQHDDSGLDGAAAPIKLLLKLIQDHKDACGKGRKDSRRMLRVATMVTILDTVRTRIQKCQSFGNKTTLRRCNTGLSQPPKGKKGRVEAVADEKEKLRRELTACTAARKRLELMCSSLGKEKEIMAAELSRKAHELSEMEDLMHGLKAQNEKLVSKVQECVGGESQGREFEEQNKFLREMLVRSHDGYQSMKERLNEERGKNMVLCSTIDEMREKIESSFGNVRRLKERAVDVDEDIESLENVFEHFQTMLEKHDKMQQGFSSVQVAQEEDEEGTS, from the exons ATGAGAAACGAGGATCGGTCAAATTCAGTACCTGAAATTCCCCAAATGATAGACGAACAGCAACACGATGATTCTGGTTTAGatg GAGCAGCAGCACCTATAAAGCTGTTGCTAAAGCTAATCCAAGATCACAAAGACGCCTGCGGCAAAGGCCGCAAAGACAGCAGGAGAATGCTCAGGGTGGCTACCATGGTCACAATCTTGGACACTGTTCGGACAAGAATCCAAAAATGCCAGTCCTTTGGCAATAAGACCACCCTGCGCCGCTGCAACACCGGCCTCAGCCAGCCGCCCAAGGGCAAGAAGGGCAGGGTCGAGGCTGTGGCGGATGAGAAGGAGAAGCTGAGGAGAGAGCTCACCGCGTGCACTGCCGCCAGGAAGCGCCTCGAGCTCATGTGCTCGAGCCTGGGGAAGGAGAAGGAGATCATGGCTGCTGAGCTTTCTAGAAAGGCGCATGAGTTGTCCGAGATGGAGGATCTCATGCACGGCCTCAAGGCGCAGAACGAGAAGCTGGTGAGCAAAGTGCAGGAATGTGTGGGAGGAGAATCGCAGGGAAGGGAGTTCGAAGAGCAGAACAAGTTCCTTAGGGAGATGCTCGTGAGGTCGCACGATGGGTACCAATCGATGAAGGAGAGGCTCAATGAGGAACGGGGGAAGAACATGGTGCTGTGTAGCACAATAGATGAGATGAGGGAGAAGATTGAGTCGAGCTTTGGCAACGTAAGGAGATTAAAGGAACGCGCTGTTGATGTTGATGAAGATATAGAGAGTTTGGAGAATGTGTTTGAGCATTTCCAGACAATGCTTGAAAAGCATGATAAGATGCAACAAGGGTTCTCTTCAGTTCAAGTAGCAcaagaagaagacgaagaaggAACGAGTTAG